The DNA segment TCAATACAACGGACATCCTGGATGTCCGTTTTTTTTGGTTATTCTCTTTGAGAACCGTCTGCTTTTTAGACAACTGATAAATGTGGGGTAACAGTTGCCGTAAAGGCAGCGTATAATGCCGCTCCTGAATTAGTCCTGTCAGGCTAATGAAGCGGGTATCACCCACCGAAAGGAGACAAAAATGACGGCTTTAGCCCCGGTAATCACCGTTGATGGGCCAAGTGGTGCAGGTAAAGGCACGCTGTGTAAAGCGTTAGCCGAAGCCTTTAACTGGCATTTACTGGATTCAGGCGCCATTTACCGCGTTTTAGCGCTGGCGGCGCTGCATCATCAGGTTGATATCGTCTCAGAAGAGGCGTTAGTTCCGCTGGCCGCACATCTCGACGTGCGTTTTGTCGCTCAGGATGGGCAGTTGCAAGTAATTTTAGAAGGTGAGGATGTCAGCAACGAAATCCGCACTGAAACGGTAGGTAATACTGCATCTCAGGCAGCCGCTTTCCCCCGTGTTCGCGAAGCGTTGCTGCGTCGTCAGCGCGCATTTCGTGAGGCGCCGGGCCTGATTGCAGACGGGCGAGATATGGGCACGGTGGTATTCCCCGATGCGCCGGTGAAAATATTTCTCGACGCCAGCTCCGAAGAACGTGCAAACAGAAGAATGCTACAGTTGCAGGAAAAGGGCTTTAGTGTTAACTTTGAACGGCTTTTAGCCGAGATC comes from the Enterobacteriaceae bacterium Kacie_13 genome and includes:
- a CDS encoding (d)CMP kinase: MTALAPVITVDGPSGAGKGTLCKALAEAFNWHLLDSGAIYRVLALAALHHQVDIVSEEALVPLAAHLDVRFVAQDGQLQVILEGEDVSNEIRTETVGNTASQAAAFPRVREALLRRQRAFREAPGLIADGRDMGTVVFPDAPVKIFLDASSEERANRRMLQLQEKGFSVNFERLLAEIKERDDRDRNRSIAPLVAASDALLLDSTSMSIDEVIEKALAYATEILGLPQKQTR